In Arthrobacter sp. B3I9, the following are encoded in one genomic region:
- the mshD gene encoding mycothiol synthase, which translates to MSPAHPENWPVLVAKGAADAQLLKDVQALVAAAEESDGNPPLSEQTLVTLRGADSGEQSLLALALYSPDEKSDPSSGQDLAGFAVVVEERDGNGVLEVAVHPSYRNQGVADRLVGELQAIRGFAGLKAWSHGNHEAAAELAARYGYSPVRELWKMRLTTSAAQLPDAALPGGITLRTFVPGQDEEAWLAANRAAFAHHPEQGNMTRADLEARMAEPWFDPAGFLLAVDSGGALRGFHWTKVHPRHGEHPAIGEVYVVGVTPEAQGTGLGKALTIGGIKYLQKQGLNAVMLYVDADNIPAVALYRRLGFTRWDVDIMYAPKDGR; encoded by the coding sequence ATGAGTCCCGCGCATCCGGAAAACTGGCCCGTACTCGTCGCCAAGGGGGCTGCGGATGCGCAGCTCCTGAAGGACGTCCAAGCCCTCGTGGCCGCCGCGGAGGAATCCGACGGCAACCCGCCGCTGTCCGAACAGACGCTCGTGACGCTCCGCGGCGCGGACTCCGGCGAGCAATCCCTGCTGGCGCTGGCCCTCTACAGCCCCGATGAGAAGTCCGATCCTTCCAGCGGCCAGGACCTCGCTGGTTTCGCCGTCGTGGTCGAGGAGCGCGATGGCAACGGCGTGCTGGAAGTCGCCGTCCACCCCAGCTACCGCAACCAGGGCGTGGCGGACCGGCTCGTGGGCGAGCTCCAGGCCATCCGCGGGTTCGCCGGGCTCAAGGCGTGGTCCCATGGCAACCACGAGGCGGCTGCCGAGCTGGCGGCACGCTATGGCTACAGCCCCGTGCGCGAACTCTGGAAAATGCGGCTCACCACATCGGCTGCGCAGCTGCCGGACGCCGCCCTGCCCGGTGGCATCACGCTCCGGACCTTCGTCCCGGGGCAGGACGAGGAGGCGTGGCTGGCCGCGAACAGGGCCGCCTTCGCGCACCACCCGGAGCAGGGAAACATGACGCGCGCCGACCTCGAGGCCCGGATGGCCGAACCCTGGTTCGACCCCGCTGGTTTCCTTCTCGCCGTGGACTCCGGGGGCGCGCTGCGCGGGTTCCACTGGACCAAGGTCCATCCCCGTCACGGCGAGCACCCGGCGATCGGCGAGGTCTACGTCGTCGGCGTGACCCCCGAAGCGCAGGGCACGGGGCTGGGCAAGGCCCTGACCATCGGAGGGATCAAGTACCTGCAGAAGCAGGGGCTGAACGCCGTCATGCTGTACGTGGACGCGGACAACATCCCGGCGGTGGCGCTGTACCGGCGCCTGGGCTTCACCCGGTGGGACGTGGACATCATGTACGCGCCGAAGGACGGACGGTAG
- a CDS encoding response regulator transcription factor, which produces MSHILLLTNSTGSSVDVLPALELLNHRVHILPAEPTALLDTDPCDIVLLDARKDLVGARSLTQLLKATGLSAPLMLILTEGGMAAVSSAWAVDDILLESAGPAEVEARIRLGIARAVPDLDDAPTEIRAAGVVIDEASYTARVNGAALNLTFKEFELLKYLAQHPGRVFTRQQLLTEVWGYDYYGGTRTVDVHVRRLRAKLGADHENLISTVRNVGYRLTLARHPEEELSEA; this is translated from the coding sequence ATGTCGCACATCCTGCTCTTGACGAACAGCACCGGCTCATCGGTGGACGTCCTGCCTGCGCTGGAATTGCTTAACCACCGCGTCCACATTCTGCCGGCGGAACCCACTGCCCTGCTGGACACCGACCCCTGCGATATCGTCCTCCTGGACGCCCGCAAAGACCTCGTCGGCGCCCGCTCCCTCACCCAGCTTCTCAAGGCCACCGGCCTGAGCGCTCCGCTGATGCTGATCCTTACGGAGGGCGGAATGGCCGCCGTCTCCTCGGCATGGGCGGTCGACGACATCCTGCTCGAGTCCGCGGGACCTGCCGAGGTGGAAGCCCGCATCAGACTCGGAATCGCCCGGGCGGTGCCCGACCTGGACGACGCGCCGACAGAGATCCGGGCCGCCGGCGTCGTCATCGATGAGGCCAGCTACACCGCCCGCGTCAACGGCGCCGCATTGAACCTGACGTTCAAGGAATTCGAGCTGCTCAAGTACCTTGCCCAGCACCCCGGCCGGGTGTTTACGAGGCAGCAGCTGCTGACCGAAGTCTGGGGCTACGACTATTACGGCGGCACCCGCACTGTGGATGTCCACGTCCGACGGCTGCGGGCCAAGCTCGGCGCCGACCACGAGAACCTCATCAGCACCGTGCGGAACGTCGGCTACCGCCTGACCCTGGCCCGACATCCCGAAGAGGAACTCAGCGAGGCCTAG
- a CDS encoding permease — protein MKTWSMGVIGLAGLAAIIAATYSSPAALLGVAGLTALGTGIGWPYFLGIPAKKTLAALIGLPGVGSAIAATYLPAPGFLDWTPSFIAAGVTAIFVMQLLRGTGQAQRLESTLGSCAGVMLSCLGAGWIASSRFNGVREMVLVAAISSAIALLAGLIRWPDRVVAPLGIIGAGLAGPLAGLVFSDIAVLPAALVGVVVGSVLVSFRRLVVLRGETLDLPAALGIGLAPVSAVGSLAYFIDKLLMY, from the coding sequence GTGAAGACGTGGAGCATGGGAGTCATCGGCCTGGCTGGTCTTGCCGCCATCATCGCGGCCACCTACTCCTCGCCCGCGGCCCTGCTCGGCGTCGCAGGCCTCACGGCCCTCGGCACCGGGATCGGCTGGCCCTATTTCCTGGGGATCCCGGCGAAGAAGACCCTGGCGGCGCTGATCGGACTGCCCGGCGTTGGATCCGCGATCGCAGCCACCTATCTACCTGCCCCCGGGTTCCTGGACTGGACTCCGTCCTTTATCGCCGCCGGTGTCACGGCCATCTTCGTCATGCAGCTGCTCCGCGGGACAGGCCAGGCCCAGCGCCTGGAGTCAACGCTCGGCTCCTGCGCCGGCGTGATGTTGTCCTGCCTCGGGGCGGGATGGATCGCCTCCTCCCGTTTCAACGGAGTCCGGGAGATGGTCCTGGTGGCGGCGATCAGTTCCGCGATTGCGCTTCTGGCCGGTTTGATCCGGTGGCCGGACCGCGTGGTGGCGCCGTTGGGTATTATCGGTGCGGGGCTGGCAGGCCCGCTCGCGGGGCTGGTGTTTTCCGACATCGCCGTTCTTCCGGCAGCGCTTGTGGGCGTCGTTGTGGGGTCGGTGCTGGTGAGCTTCCGCCGGCTCGTGGTCCTCCGCGGCGAAACCCTGGACCTTCCGGCGGCCCTAGGGATCGGCCTGGCCCCGGTCTCGGCAGTAGGTTCGTTGGCATACTTCATAGACAAACTACTCATGTACTAA
- a CDS encoding FABP family protein translates to MPIEIPTDLTPEIVPLSWLIGEWEGRGRLGAGDQDSEHFLQHVSFTHNGLPYLQYRAESWLTDDEGTRLRPLTVETGFWALERKQREEDSGPGLIPGDIVPVLRSAEEVEALRNSDGGFDISVSIGHPGGISELYYGQIKGPQIQLSTDMVMRGSHSKEYTAATRIFGLVEGQLLWRWDVASGKNSGPGGGLEAHASAILAKVG, encoded by the coding sequence GTGCCTATTGAAATTCCTACAGATCTGACACCGGAAATCGTTCCGCTGTCCTGGCTCATCGGTGAGTGGGAGGGCAGGGGCCGCCTCGGTGCGGGGGACCAGGATTCCGAGCACTTCCTGCAACACGTCTCCTTCACCCACAACGGACTGCCGTACCTCCAGTACCGTGCCGAGAGCTGGCTGACCGACGACGAGGGCACCAGGCTGCGTCCGCTCACGGTCGAAACCGGTTTCTGGGCACTGGAACGCAAGCAGCGCGAGGAAGACAGCGGGCCGGGTCTGATTCCCGGCGACATTGTTCCGGTCCTCAGGAGCGCCGAAGAGGTGGAGGCCCTGCGCAACAGCGACGGGGGCTTCGACATTTCGGTGTCCATCGGCCACCCCGGCGGGATCTCGGAGCTGTATTACGGCCAGATCAAGGGTCCCCAGATCCAGCTGAGCACGGACATGGTCATGCGGGGAAGCCACTCCAAGGAATACACGGCCGCCACGCGGATCTTCGGGCTCGTCGAGGGCCAGCTGCTGTGGCGATGGGATGTGGCAAGCGGCAAGAACTCCGGGCCCGGAGGCGGGCTGGAGGCCCATGCCTCCGCCATCCTGGCCAAGGTCGGCTGA
- a CDS encoding flavodoxin family protein yields MEKGSYSDLNAVFFNGTLKRSPQTSNTQGLIDLSRGIMEKQGVTTQVIRTVDHDIASGVYPDMREYGWASDEWPELYPAVQAADIVVVAGPIWLGDNSSQTKKLIERLYAHSGQLNEKGQWAFYPKVGGCLITGNEDGIKHCSSNVLYSLQHIGFTVPPQADAGWIGPVGPGPSYLDEGSGGPESDFTNRNTTFMTWNLLHLARILKDAGGYPAYGNLPEAWKAGTRFDFENPEYR; encoded by the coding sequence GTGGAGAAGGGGAGCTACAGCGACCTTAATGCTGTGTTCTTCAACGGCACCCTCAAGAGATCGCCCCAGACGTCCAACACGCAGGGGCTGATTGACCTTAGCCGCGGCATCATGGAAAAGCAGGGGGTCACCACGCAGGTGATCCGCACTGTGGACCACGACATTGCCAGCGGTGTCTATCCGGACATGCGGGAGTACGGCTGGGCAAGCGATGAGTGGCCCGAGCTCTACCCCGCGGTCCAGGCGGCCGACATCGTGGTCGTGGCGGGACCGATCTGGCTGGGCGACAATTCCTCGCAGACCAAGAAGCTGATCGAGCGGCTCTACGCGCATTCCGGCCAGCTGAACGAGAAGGGCCAATGGGCTTTTTATCCCAAGGTCGGAGGCTGCCTCATCACCGGCAACGAGGACGGCATCAAACACTGCTCCTCGAACGTCCTCTACAGCCTCCAGCACATCGGCTTCACCGTCCCGCCGCAGGCCGACGCCGGCTGGATCGGCCCGGTCGGACCCGGGCCCAGCTACCTCGACGAAGGCTCCGGAGGCCCGGAAAGCGACTTCACCAACCGCAACACCACGTTCATGACCTGGAATCTGCTGCACCTGGCCCGGATCCTCAAGGATGCCGGCGGCTATCCCGCCTACGGCAATCTGCCCGAGGCCTGGAAGGCCGGTACACGCTTCGACTTCGAGAATCCGGAATACCGCTAG
- a CDS encoding folate-binding protein YgfZ: MTTKSPLLSRPGAVEAGGADAGVASHYGEPLREQRSLAAGTAVVDLSHRGVVTVSGPDRLSWLNTLSSQQVTNLAAGQSTELLLLSVQGRIEYDARVVDDGGTTWLIVEAAEAAPLAEWLTKMKFMLRVEIADVSAEWAVLGSTRPIPEWSSLQVWEDPWPHIGAGGYSYAAVGEESHPGLERPWFEYLVPAAELEATVDGRPLAGVWAAEALRIAAWRPRWGAETDDKTIPHELDLLRTAVHLAKGCYKGQETIARVHNLGHPPRRLVFLQLDGSQHTMPAVGSEVRAGDRRVGAVTSVAQHYEMGPVALAVIKRSVAPDEVLTVLDGDEPYTAAQEVIVAPDAGQVVGRQTGFLRGTR; encoded by the coding sequence ATGACTACCAAGAGCCCCCTGTTGTCGCGCCCGGGCGCGGTGGAAGCCGGCGGTGCCGATGCCGGCGTCGCGTCCCACTACGGTGAGCCGCTGCGCGAGCAGCGGTCGCTGGCCGCCGGAACCGCCGTCGTCGACCTGTCCCACCGCGGCGTCGTCACCGTCAGCGGGCCGGACCGCCTGAGCTGGCTCAACACGCTTTCCTCGCAACAGGTCACGAACCTGGCGGCCGGCCAGTCCACCGAGCTGCTCCTGCTGAGCGTGCAGGGCAGGATTGAGTACGACGCCCGGGTAGTGGACGACGGCGGCACCACCTGGCTGATCGTCGAGGCCGCCGAGGCGGCTCCCCTCGCTGAGTGGCTGACCAAGATGAAGTTCATGCTCCGGGTCGAGATCGCGGACGTGTCGGCGGAATGGGCCGTCCTGGGTTCCACCCGGCCGATCCCCGAGTGGTCCTCGCTGCAGGTGTGGGAAGACCCCTGGCCGCACATCGGCGCCGGCGGCTACTCCTACGCCGCGGTCGGCGAGGAGTCCCACCCGGGCCTGGAACGGCCCTGGTTCGAGTACCTGGTCCCGGCCGCCGAGCTCGAGGCCACGGTGGACGGGCGTCCGCTGGCCGGCGTCTGGGCCGCCGAGGCGCTGCGGATCGCGGCGTGGCGGCCGCGCTGGGGCGCGGAGACCGACGACAAGACCATTCCGCATGAGCTGGACCTGCTGCGTACCGCCGTCCACCTGGCCAAGGGCTGCTACAAGGGCCAGGAAACCATCGCCCGCGTCCACAACCTTGGCCATCCGCCACGGCGGCTCGTGTTCCTGCAGCTGGACGGCTCCCAGCACACCATGCCGGCCGTGGGCAGCGAGGTCCGGGCCGGTGACCGCAGGGTGGGCGCCGTGACGTCGGTGGCCCAGCACTACGAGATGGGTCCGGTGGCCCTGGCTGTCATCAAGCGGTCCGTCGCCCCGGATGAGGTCCTGACCGTCCTTGACGGGGACGAACCCTACACTGCGGCCCAGGAAGTGATCGTGGCTCCCGACGCCGGCCAGGTAGTGGGCCGCCAGACCGGATTCCTCAGGGGGACACGGTGA
- a CDS encoding ankyrin repeat domain-containing protein, with translation MTAGNSAPDSETLALAHALFDAAREGNSGLLGSYLAAGAPAGLTNAAGDSLLMLAAYHGHADAVRLILQHGGDANAANDRGQTPLAGAVFKGYADVVQALVEAGADPDAGTPSARAAAQMFARADLLALLG, from the coding sequence GTGACCGCCGGAAACAGTGCGCCGGACAGCGAGACGCTCGCCTTGGCCCATGCCCTCTTCGACGCCGCGCGGGAAGGCAACTCGGGGCTACTCGGCAGTTACCTGGCCGCCGGGGCGCCTGCCGGGCTGACCAATGCCGCGGGGGATTCGCTGCTGATGCTGGCGGCCTACCACGGCCATGCCGACGCGGTCCGGCTGATCCTGCAGCACGGCGGCGACGCCAATGCCGCCAACGACCGTGGCCAGACCCCGCTCGCGGGAGCCGTCTTCAAGGGCTACGCCGACGTCGTGCAGGCCCTGGTGGAGGCCGGTGCTGATCCGGACGCGGGAACGCCGTCCGCCCGGGCCGCGGCGCAGATGTTCGCCCGCGCGGACCTTTTGGCCCTGCTCGGCTGA
- a CDS encoding PadR family transcriptional regulator has protein sequence MARAATLTPLGVAALSLLVEEPMHPYEMYQLLVARHEDRLVKVRPGTLYHAVGRLEEQGLVEATGTDREGNRPERTTYKVSPAGREALTRWIQDMLAVPVNEYPAFPLAVSEAYNLPAGVVVELLDRRLSELEGQRKLLIASQEKVRAKGVDRKYLIDLEYQQTMLGAEIGWIQGLQDELGTGRLSW, from the coding sequence ATGGCCCGAGCCGCGACCCTGACCCCTCTGGGCGTAGCCGCACTCTCCCTGCTGGTCGAAGAGCCCATGCACCCTTATGAGATGTACCAGCTGCTGGTGGCCCGGCATGAGGACCGGCTCGTCAAGGTCCGCCCCGGCACCCTCTACCACGCCGTGGGCCGGCTGGAAGAGCAGGGGCTCGTTGAAGCCACCGGAACGGACCGCGAGGGCAACCGTCCGGAACGGACCACGTACAAAGTCTCCCCGGCCGGCCGGGAAGCGCTGACCCGGTGGATCCAGGACATGCTCGCCGTGCCGGTGAACGAGTACCCTGCCTTCCCGCTGGCGGTGTCCGAGGCGTACAACCTGCCGGCCGGCGTCGTCGTCGAACTGCTTGACCGCCGCCTCAGCGAACTGGAGGGGCAGCGGAAGCTGCTCATCGCCTCCCAGGAGAAGGTGCGGGCCAAAGGGGTCGACCGCAAGTACTTGATCGACCTGGAGTACCAGCAAACGATGCTCGGCGCCGAGATCGGCTGGATCCAGGGCCTGCAGGACGAGCTCGGCACCGGCCGGCTGTCCTGGTGA
- a CDS encoding GNAT family N-acetyltransferase has product MSLEPGSADIIQLAWARNLGFDDGDFAASAGRRLTRADESRRTVDFIRLFGNSALVGPQWALDAAAGLPDEELAQHVTLLTITRNHGGHGLGAAALFFADDLPLAQPSEDLTVSHGNPEAVELEAACPPDDVNEVGLSELEHRFTILHLEDGRRTPVACGAYTEWEGILAHMGVLVAPEWRRQGLGSLAASIAAHEALTSGLTLQWRSDVSNKGSLAIARSLGFAAGGIQTSVLLG; this is encoded by the coding sequence ATGAGTCTTGAGCCCGGTTCCGCTGACATTATCCAGCTCGCGTGGGCGCGCAATCTGGGATTCGACGACGGCGACTTCGCCGCGTCCGCCGGCAGGCGCCTCACCCGGGCTGATGAGTCCCGGCGTACGGTCGACTTCATCCGCCTGTTCGGGAACTCGGCCCTGGTGGGCCCGCAGTGGGCGCTCGATGCCGCCGCCGGGCTGCCCGACGAAGAGCTCGCACAGCACGTCACCCTCTTGACCATCACCCGGAACCACGGCGGGCACGGGCTTGGCGCAGCGGCACTCTTCTTCGCGGACGATCTGCCCCTGGCGCAGCCCTCAGAGGACCTGACCGTCTCCCACGGCAACCCGGAAGCGGTCGAACTCGAAGCGGCCTGTCCACCGGATGATGTCAACGAAGTGGGCCTGTCAGAGCTCGAGCACCGGTTTACGATTCTGCACTTGGAGGACGGCCGCAGGACGCCGGTGGCGTGCGGTGCCTACACAGAATGGGAAGGGATCCTGGCGCACATGGGCGTGCTGGTCGCTCCTGAGTGGCGGCGCCAGGGGCTGGGCTCGCTGGCTGCCTCAATCGCCGCCCACGAGGCACTCACATCCGGCCTGACGCTGCAGTGGCGCTCCGATGTCAGCAACAAGGGTTCCCTGGCGATCGCCAGGAGCCTCGGCTTCGCCGCCGGCGGCATCCAGACCAGCGTCCTGCTGGGCTGA
- a CDS encoding 6-phosphofructokinase codes for MKIGILTSGGDCPGLNAVIRGAVLKGIAVHGHEFVGFLDGWRGVVEADVIDIPRTMVRGIAKQGGTILGTSRTNPFENNGGPDVIKANMERLGLDAMIAIGGEGTLAAAKRLTDAGLKIVGVPKTVDNDLDATDYTFGFDTAVEIATEAIDRLRTTGESHHRCMIAEVMGRHVGWIALHAGMASGAHAILIPEQKASMDQIADWVRSAHDRGRAPLVVVAEGFVPDGQEAPHSERGLDTFGRPRLGGIAELLAPELEAMTGIETRATVLGHIQRGGVPTAFDRVLATRLGMAAIDSVVEERWGTMVSLNGTDIVHVGFDAALGNLKAVPQHRYDEAAVLFG; via the coding sequence ATGAAAATTGGAATCCTCACCAGCGGCGGAGACTGCCCGGGGCTGAACGCCGTCATCCGTGGCGCCGTCCTCAAGGGCATCGCCGTCCACGGCCACGAGTTCGTGGGATTCCTGGACGGCTGGCGCGGCGTCGTCGAAGCCGACGTCATTGACATCCCCCGCACCATGGTCCGCGGAATCGCCAAACAGGGCGGCACCATCCTGGGTACCTCCCGCACCAACCCCTTTGAGAACAACGGTGGCCCCGACGTCATCAAGGCGAACATGGAACGCCTCGGTCTCGACGCCATGATCGCCATCGGCGGCGAGGGAACCCTGGCCGCCGCGAAACGGCTCACGGACGCCGGGCTCAAGATCGTGGGAGTCCCCAAAACGGTCGACAACGACCTCGACGCCACCGACTACACCTTCGGTTTCGACACCGCCGTGGAAATCGCCACCGAGGCGATCGACCGGCTCCGCACCACCGGAGAATCCCACCACCGCTGCATGATTGCCGAGGTCATGGGCCGCCACGTGGGCTGGATCGCGCTGCACGCCGGCATGGCCTCCGGCGCCCACGCCATTCTCATCCCGGAGCAGAAAGCCTCGATGGACCAGATCGCGGACTGGGTCCGATCGGCCCACGACCGTGGCCGTGCACCCCTCGTGGTGGTCGCTGAAGGCTTCGTCCCGGACGGTCAGGAGGCTCCGCACTCCGAACGCGGCCTCGACACCTTCGGCCGCCCGCGCCTCGGTGGCATCGCCGAATTGCTCGCCCCGGAACTCGAGGCCATGACTGGCATCGAAACCCGCGCCACGGTCCTTGGCCACATCCAGCGCGGCGGCGTACCGACGGCGTTCGACCGGGTCCTCGCCACCCGCCTGGGCATGGCTGCCATCGACTCGGTCGTCGAGGAACGCTGGGGCACCATGGTTTCGCTCAACGGGACCGACATTGTCCACGTCGGCTTCGACGCAGCCCTTGGCAACCTGAAGGCGGTTCCGCAGCACCGCTACGACGAGGCGGCGGTCCTCTTCGGCTGA
- a CDS encoding PspC domain-containing protein, whose translation MEKFFSIVRGLGLQRGPERWLGGVCGGIAAKLNVDVAFVRIAFLLLALLPGPAFIFYLAAWLILPDQRNAIVLQSFLENRSRRP comes from the coding sequence ATGGAAAAATTCTTCAGCATCGTCAGGGGCCTCGGCCTGCAACGTGGTCCGGAGCGCTGGCTGGGCGGGGTCTGCGGCGGTATCGCGGCCAAGCTGAACGTCGACGTCGCATTTGTCCGGATCGCGTTCCTGCTCCTCGCCCTGTTGCCCGGACCGGCTTTCATCTTCTACCTCGCGGCCTGGCTGATCCTTCCGGACCAGCGCAACGCCATCGTCCTGCAGTCCTTCCTGGAGAACAGGTCGCGCCGGCCCTGA
- a CDS encoding PspC domain-containing protein, whose translation MNPHTPHPDENQDPSSPAPGSGSSAVPASGEESPDAASAGTSPTVPLDVPAGAGAEGGTLPPPPPPPPPYYGNTPAPGGARSQSFFEWVRSQRIYRGRDRWVGGVASGIAHRLGVDPLIVRGIFIVLAIFAGVGVLLYGLAWALLPEPDGRIHLQEAGAGRWSGGMTGALVTSLIGLPGLGSGVWGWDRHGFGGFLWTVFWLVGIGYLVYYLVRRSNRTPDGAPSMAYAHPGGPVSGAETAGRAHAAQQEPTASFASAPYASTPYASTPYAGTLPGPGWGAAPPSGTTPPPGSPYRPVPGGPVPPAKPRNLGPGAPAVAVTAGAALLVGGGLKALDAANVVDLGNSSTAIVWASAAAVLGLGILVAGLRGRTAGILGFFAVVALIIGSVFNSIPNGDRFRFQDADWSPASIEQARSGFEITGGRGTVDLTQLALTPPLTSDVAVPLDVTASNVTVLIPRTVPVQIQTDMTMGNLNEGGRSHGGMTTQQNDYNTGQPGARLILRISGTFSNVTIQEGN comes from the coding sequence ATGAATCCGCACACCCCGCACCCCGATGAAAACCAGGACCCGTCCAGCCCCGCACCGGGCAGTGGATCCTCTGCAGTTCCTGCGTCCGGCGAGGAATCTCCGGACGCCGCTTCGGCCGGCACATCGCCCACCGTCCCGTTGGATGTGCCGGCCGGTGCCGGCGCGGAAGGCGGCACTCTTCCCCCGCCCCCGCCGCCTCCCCCGCCGTACTACGGCAACACACCTGCGCCGGGCGGCGCCCGCTCACAGTCATTTTTCGAGTGGGTCAGGAGCCAGCGGATTTACCGCGGACGGGACCGGTGGGTGGGTGGCGTTGCCAGCGGCATTGCGCACCGGCTCGGCGTCGACCCGCTGATCGTCCGCGGCATCTTCATTGTCCTGGCCATCTTCGCCGGCGTCGGCGTGCTTTTGTACGGCCTCGCCTGGGCATTGCTCCCGGAACCCGACGGCCGGATCCACCTGCAGGAAGCCGGTGCAGGGCGGTGGAGCGGCGGGATGACCGGCGCCTTGGTCACTTCCCTCATCGGCCTGCCCGGCTTGGGCAGCGGCGTGTGGGGATGGGACCGGCACGGCTTCGGAGGCTTCCTCTGGACCGTCTTCTGGCTGGTCGGCATCGGCTACCTCGTCTACTACCTCGTCCGGCGCAGCAACAGAACACCCGACGGAGCTCCATCGATGGCCTACGCCCACCCCGGCGGCCCCGTGAGTGGGGCGGAAACGGCCGGGCGGGCGCACGCGGCCCAGCAGGAACCGACCGCAAGCTTCGCCAGCGCGCCGTACGCAAGCACACCGTACGCAAGCACGCCGTATGCCGGCACCTTACCCGGCCCCGGCTGGGGTGCCGCCCCGCCGTCAGGCACGACTCCACCGCCCGGTAGCCCTTACCGTCCCGTTCCCGGCGGCCCGGTCCCGCCGGCCAAGCCCCGCAACCTTGGCCCCGGCGCCCCGGCCGTGGCCGTCACGGCGGGGGCTGCCCTCCTCGTCGGCGGCGGCCTCAAAGCGCTCGACGCCGCCAACGTCGTCGACCTCGGGAACTCGAGCACCGCGATCGTTTGGGCCAGTGCGGCAGCTGTCCTGGGCCTCGGGATCCTCGTCGCAGGCCTCCGGGGGCGTACGGCGGGAATCCTCGGCTTCTTCGCCGTAGTAGCCCTGATTATCGGCAGCGTCTTCAACAGCATTCCGAACGGCGACAGGTTCCGCTTCCAGGACGCTGACTGGTCCCCGGCCAGCATCGAGCAGGCCCGGAGCGGGTTTGAGATCACCGGCGGCAGGGGGACGGTTGACCTCACCCAGCTGGCCCTTACCCCGCCGCTCACGTCCGACGTCGCCGTTCCTCTCGACGTAACGGCGAGCAACGTGACCGTCCTCATCCCGCGCACCGTGCCCGTGCAAATCCAGACGGACATGACCATGGGCAACCTCAATGAGGGCGGCCGGAGCCACGGCGGCATGACCACCCAGCAAAACGACTACAACACCGGCCAGCCCGGCGCACGGCTGATCCTCCGGATCTCCGGCACCTTCAGCAACGTGACCATCCAGGAAGGAAACTGA